A window of bacterium contains these coding sequences:
- a CDS encoding Hpt domain-containing protein codes for MPSSEETQAALYEEIHSIAQTMQGIDPSLQDKPSLVDVISRAGHIQAVLAPHGPSGLSTCADWLDKMLTAALLDQFDEVPKGIALLDALIGWMENKLSPGAVGAPPPLQDLIAQAAALLHIPVPEQGPEPEQGDVSENDLDQLENAIADIYRNESPQAQSGPPPEDHPAPEPGGDHAVEADPPRENLEPEVLDFAGTMFDESLIYDFIDEAETHLEKIEPEILNLETDPENTSLVDEIFRPVHSIKGSAGFLGVKVLEGFANEVENLLDAARKGTIPVSGSMAQTFLEAFDVIKTMLSQLRTVSDWHFSGEAGGSL; via the coding sequence ATGCCATCGTCCGAAGAAACCCAAGCCGCCCTCTACGAAGAGATCCATTCCATCGCGCAAACAATGCAGGGGATAGACCCGTCTCTTCAGGACAAACCGTCCCTGGTCGATGTGATCTCCCGGGCCGGACACATCCAAGCGGTGCTCGCCCCCCATGGGCCATCCGGTCTTTCCACGTGCGCCGATTGGCTGGACAAGATGTTGACCGCCGCACTTCTCGATCAATTTGATGAAGTGCCCAAAGGCATCGCGCTGCTGGACGCGCTTATCGGATGGATGGAAAACAAGCTCTCCCCCGGGGCCGTGGGCGCGCCGCCCCCTCTTCAGGACTTGATCGCCCAGGCCGCCGCACTGCTCCATATCCCTGTGCCGGAACAGGGCCCGGAACCGGAACAGGGGGATGTCTCCGAAAATGATCTGGATCAGCTGGAAAACGCCATCGCGGATATCTACCGAAACGAATCACCGCAAGCGCAATCCGGCCCGCCGCCGGAGGACCATCCCGCCCCGGAGCCGGGTGGCGACCATGCCGTGGAGGCCGACCCGCCCCGCGAAAACCTGGAGCCCGAAGTACTCGACTTCGCCGGTACCATGTTCGATGAAAGCCTGATTTACGACTTCATCGACGAGGCGGAAACACACCTGGAAAAAATCGAGCCGGAAATTTTAAATCTCGAAACCGACCCCGAAAACACCTCTTTGGTGGATGAAATTTTCAGACCGGTACACAGCATCAAGGGCAGCGCCGGTTTTTTGGGGGTGAAAGTCCTGGAAGGGTTCGCCAACGAAGTCGAAAATCTTTTGGATGCCGCCCGGAAGGGAACCATCCCCGTATCGGGCAGCATGGCCCAGACCTTCCTGGAAGCCTTCGACGTCATCAAAACCATGCTGTCGCAGCTTCGCACGGTATCGGATTGGCACTTCTCCGGCGAGGCGGGAGGTTCTCTTC